TCCATCAGAGCTGATGGCGGCCAGTCCCCTAGCCCGTCCAAGTGGAGCAGACATGCCCCTCTCTTGCACTCTTAAAGCCTGAAGGTCAAGACTAGCAAGTCCTTGAAGGCGGTGTAGGCACTTTCTGACGGGGGTTCTTGGATGACATTAGTGACCTGGGTggactctgctgtgatctgccggaTCTGAAACAATGCCTCAGGCTGGTCAAACCATATGCATGGTTGATTTGTCCATAAGGTTGGCAGCTTGAGAGCGACTATGTGAACTACTGCCCACTTGTTCATCGTTGGGTTTAGATACCATCTAAACTGTCagagtcaccaattgtagctgcaCGCTACGTGAAGAAATACACGCATGAGTGTAGTTAGGTATAGCTCTGCTTTATTGTGGGCTcaagcccaacttttatacagtttgcattccctctgtttcccctttaCTGATACAATGATccgcataacaaaagtgggtttcccacGCGCGGGCACATTCCTACATAATCCTTCTTCCCACCTtttacaatcccttactaatcataaagcacttatggcataaggattacttaaagtggtatgtgagtggaaagaaaagggttgagaaccactgcattagaggGGATGAGCAACACGATGTTGAATTAATTTGGACTTTCACAGGAATGCCTGAGGCTAATGGGAGACTTGATAAAAGTATACAAAAATTGAGAGGGGTTTATGGGGAGATGGTCAGAATCTTTATCCAAGGGTGCATCTCACATATCAGAGGATAATTGTTTAAGCTGGAGGGAGGGGCAAGGTTTTTTTAAACACAGGGTGATTGGTGTGTGGGATGGGCTGCGCCATAGtagtagaagcagatacaatagtcgtGTTTTAAGAGGCTTCCATATGTGAATATGCCCTGCACAGAAGGATATGCCAGCAGTAGAGTTTCAGTTTAATGAGCATTGTGTTTGGTGCTGACTCCtggaccaaaggacctgttctCGTGCTGCACTCTTGTATGCTTTATATTTTTCTGTAGTCTACAACTTTCTTCTTCACTCTTAAATggcgatatatatatatatttttttttttcgcaggttttttttaatgcattgtaTCTTGTGTCATTGTTTATTAGTGTGCGTGTCCTAAACCATGTAGTTATGtttggggattttaaaaaaattctcaattGTATGGTTTTTGAGATTTTATTAAAACAAAAAGTGACTGCAAAAGGATGCAAAAAGAATTTAAATGTTGTTAGATCAGCAATTGTCATGTAATCTAATGCTGAAAGGTAGTGAATTCTCTTGGATCTTTCTTCAGGGCCATGTTTATGAGTGGGCTGAGTGAAAGCAAGCAGACACATGTTCATTTGCAGAATGTACATGCTCCAACGCTTCAGATAATCATTACATATGCATACACGGGTAACCTGGTAATAAATGACAGCACTGTGGAACAGCTCTACGAGACGTCATCTTTTCTGCAGGTAAGAATCTCTGTTAATAAGGTTTTAAAGCTTAGCTAAGAATTTCCTTTGAGAGTGGAGGCATGCTGTTTGGGCAAATCTTGCCTGGTTACTGGAACAATTTGGAGAACAGTATCCCCAGTTGAGTGAATGTCCCACAAGGTTGAAGTTCAACTCTGGCTTTCCTGATAGAGCATAAAGTACCTTTCTAAACATAAAGTAcattgtagttaaaaaaaaatgtgtacaaATGATTTTGCCAATTACTGGCCCTTCTCACCTATGCTTCATGCATGGAAGGCAGATAGCAGAACTTAATGTTTGCTTTTAAGATACTGCATTTCACAGCAGGCCAGGCATCTGCAGAGAGAAATACTAGCTCTTGGGCTGCTGACCTTCCACGAGAACTAGGAAAAGTGATAAAATGAGTTGGTTTAACATTACCATATATACTCGTATAACAGTCTATACTGTGTAATagtcaactccccccccccactttattgGCCAAAAAATTGTATTTTCTGGATGACATGTAAAAATcgacacccctctccccccccacccttattTTTGGACCCAaccacctgcccatccgagctcctgatgccctgatttGTGGAGCCTTGCCTCGGCTGTCTGCCCTCTGgaactcctgatgccctgaccgcGGATCCTCACCCATCTGAGCACCTGAGACCATGAACAATGTAGGCACTGATCGCAGTCAAAAGTATGATCCATGTAAAAATTGAACCCCCCCCACAATTTGACTCAAAAAATTTGTCCCAATAACCCGACTATTATACTAGTAGGAAGGGAGTGCAGCAATGGAGAGAAGAGGCGATTTCTGTAATTGGGTGGAGACCAAGAGCAATTTAATATCCCAGAAAGCTGTTTTCAGCAGGAATTATGAATGAAAGTAGGGACTAAAACTGTacctgctggaaatctgaatacAAGAAATGTTGGAGACATTAAGGAAAAGCAGCTTCTGTGCAAAGAGAAATCTAGTTAACATTTCAGTTTGAAGTCCCTTCAGCAGAATAAGGAGAGAAAATATATTAAGTTGTAGAGAAATAGGGGAGGGATGAAAAGGACAAATGAAAAAAAGTCAGAATTAATCCTAATCCAACAGAACTGATCCATTTTGACAGTGGTTCCAATTCTCCATGAATTGAAATGTCTTTTACACTGTTCTAGAACTATGCATTCAACTCTTTTTCATTTCCTTCGTTGAGAGATATTGAGATTCTAGACAGGAAAAAGGGAGAGGTATACATCAGATTTAAGCAGTCTGGATCAAGCCAATCACTCAATGAGATTAATGTGGGAATTCAGAAAGACTAAAAGACCTGAGATGGAGCAGGAAAATGGAAAATCCCAAGAAATTCTGAATAAGGGTGCTTAAGGGGTGATTTTTGTCCCATTAAAGATCAATAGGGCCATCTTTGTACGGCACAAACAGGCCATGTACCAAGTACCAGGGAGGAGGCCTTGGAGTGCCTGAAGCTGgacaaatccccaggacctgaccaTGAATCATCAGGCCTCGTGGGAAGTTATGGAAGAATTTACGGAAAATGATTAATTGCCAGAAGACTGGTAGTTGGCAAATATTAAACTGTTATTTAAAAAGAGgagcaaaaacaaaaagaactacTTACTATCTGGGGAGCCTGATATCGGTAGTGGGAAAGTTGCTGCGTTCGCCATGGCAATTAGTCTGAAAAgatagatcacatgggatccaaaaTGAGCTGTCTCTTTGGATTAAAACCAATCCTGGTGGAAGCAGTCAGAGGGTAGAGGTAGAGAGTAGAAAGGCTTTATGACAGTTGGTGTgttgcagggattggtgctgggctcACTGTTATTACTGATTTGAGTGACAATGAAGTTAAcgtgatcagcaaatttgcagatgacacaaaaattggtggtgtgagcagtgaggaaggatatccaagTTTACAACAGTATTTTGAAAGTGAGATCCAAGGAGTGGCAAGtgaaatttaactctgacaagtgtgaggtgttgcattttggtaagtcaaaccagggtaggacttgtacagtaaatggtagcatgggaggaaactggagcacccaaaggaatcccatgcagacacaaggagaatgtacgtgctccttacggacagtggcaGAAGCTAAGTCTTCAGGGCAGACAATTCTAGAACTAGTGGGTTTTACAGTGAGGTGGGAGGGACTTGAGAGGGACCTGAGTGGCAACTTTTTCACTGAGGATAGTCCTTTCTGGaataaactgccagaggaagctgcagaagaataagaatttattgtcatgaacaagtctgaatttttattttgcagcatcagtgcaaacattcatataaaccaccttacaaaaataaataaaaatattgcacaaaaagtcaaagtaaggctgtgtctttggttcattgatcattgaggaatctgatggcagtggggaagaagctgtccttgtgctgctgtatgcttgcctttaggctcctgtacctttttccccaaaggtagcagagtgaagaggacatgacgtgtggtgggggtccttgaggatacaggctgctttcttaagacaccatctcttgtaggagtgaagtctagtgccagTGATGTTGCAGGCACTagactctggagttttttcttgtcctgaatgttGGCACCTCGATACCAGtaagtgatgcaaccggccagaatgctctccatggtacacctgtagaagtttttgagagttttcagtaacatactgaatctcctcaaatacctcaaaaTATAACCGCTGGCAagttttctttgtgattgcatcaacgtggaggctccaggacagatcctcagagatgttgacacccaagaatttgaagttcttgaccctctcctctactgagctcttgatgaggactggatcgtgttctcctgaaatccacaatcttgATTTTGTTACATTACTCAAGGTAATTAGTGTGACACCAcacaacgagctgatctatatccctcctggacgcttcctcattgccatttgtgattctgctgacaatcgTGGAGTCATCGGcagatttgtagatagcattggaattgtgcctggtcacctAGTCATGGGTATATAGGGAGTAGAGCATACACCCTTCACTTGCACCTATATTAGTACAAATACTgatagtacaaattggaaacaacatctcctcactgaatgtggtcttccgatgaggaggtcaaggatccagttgcaaaggcagggtttgaagcttcttgaccagcattgagtgAATAATggagttgaaggctgagctgttatTTATGAGTTGATTAAgttaaaatacatttggacagatgtattggtagggagagtttagaaTTACGTGGAACTAACCCACAATGTGCTTCTTccccatggaggagttgggtcaAAAGGTTTGTTCTGTACTCTGTGACAATGCAGTTTTGCAAGTAGGTCTAGGGTTGTTGTTACTTTTGGTTCTGAGGATTTCAGGATTTGGTTAATGGAGATAGTAAATAACAAAGGCAGGAATTTCTGGATACATCATTGGGCCAGCTCtaatttttctaaattaattTAGATAAACCCTAATTTTATCTGTCTTGAACTCTATACTCTTCAGTATATTCTAATCAATATTtaattggttatttatctttatctttgctatataaagtacactgtttaaccagcttgagtttttccagcattgttttcacttcaacactgtgtttgcagactttcgtgttttactaatacaggtacacaattctttatccggacatctaaaatccagaaagctccaaaatccagcaagtggggtgagagactggcagcatgagtcgggcgggcgagagaccagcagcgcgcgtcaggggtgggggggtggatacggcagcacaattcgggtgggcttaaatctggctttctgaaatccagaaaaatctgaaattcggaacacactgtcccctaagggttctggataaagtaTTGTATACCTGTATTTAACTATTGCTGTTTACTGAGTTTTAAAACTTTTGATGAAGTTAAAATTTACCATTTATATCTTTGTGTAGGTGGAAAATGTATCTCAACGTTGTCGGGAATActtaataaagaaaataaatgctGAGAACTGTGTTCGATTACTCAGCTTTGCGGACTTGTACAGCTGTGAAGAGCTCAAATTAAGTGCGAAACGAATGGTGGAGCACAAATTCACAGCTGTTTATCATCAAGATGCGTTTCTGCAGTTGTCACATGATCTACTGATTGACATCCTTAGTAGTGACAATTTAAATGTCGAGAAGGAAGAGACCGTTCGTGAAGCTGCTATGGTGTGGCTTGAATACGACACCGAATCACGATCCCAATATTTATCTTCAGTCCTCGGCCAAATTAGAATTGATGCACTTTCTGAAGTAACACAGAGAGCCTGGTTCCAAGGCCTACCACCCAACGATAAGTCTGTTGTGGTGCAAGGACTGTATAAATCTATGCCAAAATTCTTCAAACCGAGACTTGGTATGACTAAAGAAGAAATGCTTATATTCACTGAAGTGACTGGTGAAAGTCCTCGTTCTTCCTTTTGTGCTGTTTGCTACAGCCCTCAGGCAGAGAAGGTATACAAACTGTGTAACCCACCTGGAGATTTGCAGAGAGTGGGCACACTTGTTACTCCTGACAATGACATTTACATTGCAGGTGGACAGGTACCTTTGAAAACTTCTATCACAAATAATAGTAAAGCAAGTAAACTTCAGGCTGCATATAGACCTGTGAATTGTTTCTATTTGTTTGATGCTCTGCTGAACACATGGGTTCCAAAGACTCCAATGCTGTGCGCTCGCAACCGACCTTCTTTGGTGTGCTGTGAGGGATATATCTATGCAATAGGAGGAGACAATGTTGCTGGAGAAATGAACAAACGGACAGTGGAACGGTATGACTGTGAAGCAGATGAATGGACTTTAGTGAATCCCTTGCCTTGTGCTTGGCAGTGGAATGCAGCTGTGGCTGTGGAAGACTACATTTATGTTATGGCACACAATTTAACATTTTGCTACTGCCCACGTACTGACACGTGGGTTGAAATGGCTGCACGTCAAACAAGCAGGTGTTTTGCCTCAGCTGCAGCCTTTGGAGACAAAATTTTCTACATTGGTGGTTTGCATATTGGAAATAACTCAGGCATCCGAATACCTTCGAGCACTGTTGATGGTTCCTCTGTAACTGTTGAAGTATATGATGTGATCAAAAATGAGTGGAAAATAGCAACTAATATCCCTGCAAAACGCTACTCTGACCCATGTGTAAGGGCAGTAGTGGTTTTGAACTGCTTATGTGTGTTTATGAGAGACACTCATATGAATGAAAAACCCAAGTATGCAATCTATCAATACAACATGGAGTTGGACCAATGGATCCTGCGTCAGTCCATTTCAGAACGAGTCCTCTGGGACCTTGGTAAAGATTTTCGGTGCAGTATGGGGAAACTTTACCCCTCGTGTCTGGAAGAATCTCTTTGGAAGCCTCCACCGTCTCTTTTTTCACAAGATGGAGCAGATGA
Above is a genomic segment from Narcine bancroftii isolate sNarBan1 chromosome 2, sNarBan1.hap1, whole genome shotgun sequence containing:
- the kbtbd2 gene encoding kelch repeat and BTB domain-containing protein 2 isoform X1 codes for the protein MSNKEEKQINTEYAVSLLEQLKCFYDQQLLTDIVLIAESTEFPCHKMVLATCSSYFRAMFMSGLSESKQTHVHLQNVHAPTLQIIITYAYTGNLVINDSTVEQLYETSSFLQVENVSQRCREYLIKKINAENCVRLLSFADLYSCEELKLSAKRMVEHKFTAVYHQDAFLQLSHDLLIDILSSDNLNVEKEETVREAAMVWLEYDTESRSQYLSSVLGQIRIDALSEVTQRAWFQGLPPNDKSVVVQGLYKSMPKFFKPRLGMTKEEMLIFTEVTGESPRSSFCAVCYSPQAEKVYKLCNPPGDLQRVGTLVTPDNDIYIAGGQVPLKTSITNNSKASKLQAAYRPVNCFYLFDALLNTWVPKTPMLCARNRPSLVCCEGYIYAIGGDNVAGEMNKRTVERYDCEADEWTLVNPLPCAWQWNAAVAVEDYIYVMAHNLTFCYCPRTDTWVEMAARQTSRCFASAAAFGDKIFYIGGLHIGNNSGIRIPSSTVDGSSVTVEVYDVIKNEWKIATNIPAKRYSDPCVRAVVVLNCLCVFMRDTHMNEKPKYAIYQYNMELDQWILRQSISERVLWDLGKDFRCSMGKLYPSCLEESLWKPPPSLFSQDGADEFELDGEMVSLPLNS
- the kbtbd2 gene encoding kelch repeat and BTB domain-containing protein 2 isoform X2; its protein translation is MFLISPGPRAMFMSGLSESKQTHVHLQNVHAPTLQIIITYAYTGNLVINDSTVEQLYETSSFLQVENVSQRCREYLIKKINAENCVRLLSFADLYSCEELKLSAKRMVEHKFTAVYHQDAFLQLSHDLLIDILSSDNLNVEKEETVREAAMVWLEYDTESRSQYLSSVLGQIRIDALSEVTQRAWFQGLPPNDKSVVVQGLYKSMPKFFKPRLGMTKEEMLIFTEVTGESPRSSFCAVCYSPQAEKVYKLCNPPGDLQRVGTLVTPDNDIYIAGGQVPLKTSITNNSKASKLQAAYRPVNCFYLFDALLNTWVPKTPMLCARNRPSLVCCEGYIYAIGGDNVAGEMNKRTVERYDCEADEWTLVNPLPCAWQWNAAVAVEDYIYVMAHNLTFCYCPRTDTWVEMAARQTSRCFASAAAFGDKIFYIGGLHIGNNSGIRIPSSTVDGSSVTVEVYDVIKNEWKIATNIPAKRYSDPCVRAVVVLNCLCVFMRDTHMNEKPKYAIYQYNMELDQWILRQSISERVLWDLGKDFRCSMGKLYPSCLEESLWKPPPSLFSQDGADEFELDGEMVSLPLNS